tcttgtaattgtactttcataaacttgtaaGTGCGTGTGAAATCCTATAAAGTCAGAGGTTATTctgacttgaggtgtgtggttgcaaagagggtgagtgggtcttgtggttttcaaggtcacctctttgtggttgtgttGTTGTAATATGTgagtgattactagtggaacccagtggttgttatgggaactggatgtagctcaaggttgagtgaaccaatataaaattggctgtgtaaatctctctctctctctctcactccttataaCTATTTGTTTTAAATATGCTTTTGTTGCTactataaacaaccggttaaaacgtatttttaaccgattaaaattaTGATAACAGATTCTAAatcattgtttgattgctttccttgATTGCTTTATCTGTGAATTGAATTAAAGTTTCATTCCTaatcaatctttgcgaaaatctttgataaaaaaatcacGCCCCTCTtatttaagccatcaattcttacaattggcatcaagagttaggttcttgaaaaatattcaagttctgtttttctgaaaactgtTTTACATGGCTGACAAGttgccttttggggaaggtgcttccatAAACAGGCCACCACTGTTTTGTGGTGtaaattaccagttttggaaggtaaggatgaagatctttatgcaTTCCACTGATAAGGGTGTTTGGGAAACAAATGAAAATGGTCCCTTTATACCACAAGTTAAAAGAGATGAGGTTTTAATTGATAAACCTTCATCTGAATGGACTGAGGCTGAAAGCAAGAAAACAAAGTTTGACTGGATTGCTAAGAATATAATAACCTTTGCTTTGagttgtgataaatttttcaggGTATCACAATGTAGTCccgcaaaggaaatgtgggaaaTTCTTGAAGTCACACATGAAGGGAGAAATGATGTCAAGAGGGCCAGAaaacatgctcttattcaagaGTATGAGCTCTTTACAATGCAGAAAGTGGAGACCATAtgtgatgtgcagaaaaggttctcTCACATAGTAAATCATTTGATGAGCCTTGGTAAGTcttttgataaagaagagctaaacatcaagatcttgaagtgtcttgatagaacatggTAGCCAAAGGTCACTGTCATTTCAGAATCAAAGGGTTTGACATTAATGACAGCTACTTCCTTGTTTGGTAAGCTAAGGGAGCATGAGCTTGAGATGAATAGGCTGGTTGTCCAAGAAAGTGAGGACAAATACAGCAAAGGCATTGCACTCAAATCTTGCAATCATAAACAACATGACTCAAGTGAGAGTGATGAAGACACCATGAGTCTGCtatcaagaaagttcagcaagttcttgaagaagaaaaaccaagCTTCAAAAAGGTATAGCTCTAAAAAACCTAGTGATTTTAATCTTAACAAGTACACTTGttatggttgtggtgaacaaggtcATATCAAAGCAGAATACCCCAACAATGAAAGCAAAGATAGAGCAGATTTCAAAAATGAGAAAGCGGAAAAACCAAGAAGGCATATGTTGCATGAGATGACAATGAGGTATCTTCCTCTAGCTCTTTTGGGGATGAAGAAGCAAACATGTTCCTTAAAGCCTCTGTATCCAATAGCATgagttcatcttcttcaatcaaaGGTAACAATTCTTATCAATTTCTTAAAGCTTTTaatgaaactcatgaagaaaCTAACTGATTGCCTCTTTCTCACAACCAGTTGAAAGGTCtaaacaactggcttgaaaacagagtcaagtcactggaagaagagttggaaaaaacaaaaggaggattttgaaaaccttgatttGATTTACAAGAACTCAACTTGCAGTTGTGACTCAaagttttgtgaaaattgtgaaaatcttaaAAGAAAGATTcattatcttttgaaaaccatgGATAAACTTACAactggaaaatccaactttgaagatgttcttgcatctcaaaattgtgttttggaAAAGTTGGTTTAGGTTTTTATTCACAAAGCAAAGGAAATGgaatttcaaaacctttttcatcTGTACTAGAAAAATGATCGGTTAAAAggtcgattcaaccggttgttacatgtttctattgcatgaagaaaggtcaTTCAGTTAGGTTCTGCAAGTTTCTAAAGTCTTTTATTCCTAAAGGGATCTTTAAATGGATTCCAAGATGTTTCGATGGTTCCAAGGATAAGTCAAACATAAAAGGTCCCAAGTTCTTTAAGGGATCAAATCTTGTGATTTTacaagttttgttttgcagattTTTGACTCTACTTGAAGGGTCAGAAAGATCAGTATCTCAAGAAGATTTATTTGCAATTCAAAGCTTTTTCCTTATTCTATGTACTGCTTACATTTGTGTACCTTAAATTTGAAGGATAATTCTTTGTTCTTCTCATTGTTGAACATTAGTTTCTAAATCCaaatactgttttttttttctctatgcCTATGCTTGGATTATGATTAACTTGTATAACCTTTGTTCTTCTATACAAATCTGTGTGCCTTATAAACCTGGATATTTGTATATAAGCATGGCtgttaaaaatatgattttctcAAAAAATTTCATCAGTGCaaaaattcaaccgattgtttcttcgaaacaaccgatttttttacTTTGTCAGCACTAGGCAtatctgtttttaatttctgagCTCTGATTTGTAATTTTGTTCGAACCTAGTGATGTTTGTGGTCAACAATGTCTTAATTACATCTTTGAATACAAAATATCTCTGGAATACCTGCTCTTTATGAATCAGATATGAATCAGATTCCTCTTAATCTTGGAAATTAAAACTGCTTTTAAAGTTTGGTCAAATCAACATGTGATTTTCTG
The sequence above is a segment of the Phaseolus vulgaris cultivar G19833 chromosome 2, P. vulgaris v2.0, whole genome shotgun sequence genome. Coding sequences within it:
- the LOC137808999 gene encoding uncharacterized protein gives rise to the protein MADKLPFGEGASINRPPLFCGVNYQFWKVRMKIFMHSTDKGVWETNENGPFIPQVKRDEVLIDKPSSEWTEAESKKTKFDWIAKNIITFALSCDKFFRVSQCSPAKEMWEILEVTHEGRNDVKRARKHALIQEYELFTMQKVETICDVQKRFSHIVNHLMSLGKSFDKEELNIKILKCLDRTW